The stretch of DNA gagggttgggatcccgctaacatgtttaaccccgccttattttatatgcatgtgcctattttgtttttcgtttattttttgtacataacttataccgtttgttttctcgtttgaattgttttacattgtcatgtcggtgcctttaaaagctgactttgcggtatgaaccttgcccattgttgaagaccgtgttggtgacctaggctacattgtataattgttaatttctgtgtcatttagtctcttgtggagagttctcattggcactcatgcatcagctccttttatatattgtgtttaggttttgaagtatttgattgaggcaaactaaagtaagaagaGCAGAACCCGTTTTTATGGGACATTCGGGACAGACGGACTAGTGTAACTCTTTATGTTCCTAAATCATGgcgccaacacagaagttcttactattgtgctggtgatacatatcccactagcactgtcattaacacatgtacaattaattttattataaaaataatattcaatcttaatcttgatttctttatttttggccgaatgattatatgcatgcccttcacaacgactgaatgagtatcaaatttgccaatttattgtacataattatacattttattatatttataactttttttccaactaattaaagcttaccaacttattgatcataactttcctttatatgtcttttaacattctgttttgaacaaaaagatttctaacatatacttcacatgtatttctttcaaatctgacattattaaaaatccattaaataaattcagtcgaacttgataataaatgtgcaatcaaatatatatgcaagtcgtcaactggtcaagtggctagatgcacatatcgttagccatataaacaacatgtcctaattgggtggttttaaaacttctagcatAGGTGGATCCAGTGGGCGCCCCCCAAACCCTTTGTgggggaaatttggttgattatatagggaatcattgaagcatgaatgaagcgggcccccttaggaaaagttctggatccgccactgtctagacatatttacgtaaataagggatgagtaaaggaaaaaaaaagaaaacagcatgactgaattaaataaaaagatgttcgatgtactgtatacttcggtttgttttaaaaatatatacgatgctttatttttatctagttttcttatcaaaataattaaaatgagaaaataaataccttatagcttcctttaccgtcgatgctaaaatgtttaatgttataaaataattttagcgtctttgacctactttacctttttattcggagacttgcggttatcttctgttacgttcaacgggaacattagaatgatctagaatagaaccaAGATGGAACCAagagcggatccagggggggggggggtccttcgtgggaaaaatttggttgattatatagggaatcattgaagcatgactgaagcgggcccccttaggaaaagttctggatccaccactgtctagacatatttacgtaaataagggatgagtaaagggaaaaaaaaagaaaacaaaatgactgaattaaataaaaggatgttcgatatactgtatacttcggtttgttttaaaaatctatacgatgctttatttttatctagtttccttatcaaaataattaaaatgagaagataaataccttatagcttcctttaccgtcgatgctaaaatgtttaatgttataaaataattttagcgtctttgacctactttacctttttattcggagacttgcggttattttctgttatgttcaacgggaacattcggaattctcatgactttttataccttcaatgtattttccaaatcatttatttatttagtatatttatatataatttatttagtatatttatatataatttccattcattttgtattttctcatcttttttacataaatgtttgTAGTGTAAACAAAATTCCGTGGGATAATGgtcaatcccatgggattttgccctgtcccatgggattttCAAAATTCCATGCTTTTCTTAATGATATTGCcaaatatatttaatgataacagcaaaataacaatgaatttattgaatcccatgtaattccgcacattttggttataaaCACGACACTGTAGCTCTAAGGAGAGTCGGCGGCgtatttgcaaatgagtgttttgcaaattaaaagtgtccagtgttgtaatttttttatttattatgtttatcttttttacataaatgtgTGTCATATGGATCCGACACatattgaattttgtaaaatccGTCAAAGCTATGGGTTTCTTTGTTTTAAACAGTATTTGACACTATTGctaatttcaatataaatatataagtataaaaaCAGTAGTTCATATTGTTGTGATGTCGACTGAACAGATAGGCACTATaagtaataagaaaaaaatatgtgtaaaagGCTTTGTCTAGTCAATAGTTTAAGGATAATACTTCTAAATTAGCATTATTGGTTTGAGAAATTACAAAGAAAGTAAAAAGTATAAATGCCTGATTGTAATacatactaaataaaataaatttatatgtttgaatactagaagaagaagaaaaaaagttcATATTGCAATAATATTGTACTAGATCATGAGCTTGTTTCAGTTTTGGTCTAgtgtggagagttgcctcattggcaatcataccacatcgtcttttttatatttaagtgtgtcttttttaaatttttattgatatatgtgTTGTGAAACATCATAAATATGTGTTATCAAATATCATAGCTGTGTATTATGAAAAACCATATAGATGTGAATTATCAAACATCATAGTATATGAATGTGTGTTCTGATCTATCTGATATAGTCTTAAGACAATCATAAGACTCGAATACAGACTGAGACTGATTATGTGATGGAGTTTGTAAGGAATAGTCTGATCAAACTATCGAATAAGTTTTAAATggataaataattgtaaaataaaaaaaaaaacattaacttgAAAAATACCAAACTGAAACACCTTCTATAATCTATTGTTAAGAGACTACATTATATGTCATTCACAACGTTACCAAACGTAAGAATGCATGGATTAATAGATCAAGCGATAACACTTAAATGCAAATAAAGCATTAAATTAGAGACGTAATCTGACTAAAAAAACATTTGATGTAGATTGGGGAGGGGAAATCTTAATTAAAAAGatagatttctttttttaaatactttgcaAAATGAAgaatatgacatattttttttcaaaaatgtaataaaatgtatggGTCACGGAAGTTTTTTCAGGCTAAAGATTGTGCAAACTTATCAGattttgtaaagaaattataCATGGCAAAACAAATGATGCGTACATGCGAATCAATCGAAAAATGTATTCAAcaatcaataaactcatcataattaccaggattgaaattttatatttacgccagacgcgtgtcgtctacaaaagactcatcagtgacgccggaatgaaaaaatgtaaaaaaaggccaaataaagtacgaagttaaagagtaTTGTGGACCAAAAATGActaaaagtttgccaaatacatctaaagtaatctattcctgaggtagaaaagtcttagtttttcaaaaatacaaagttttgttaccacttaatttataattatgaatatatcaatgatacatcaagtcaacacagaagtactgataacttggctggtgataccctcggggaattaaaactccaccagcagttgcatcggcccagtggttgtaaataaattttTATCTTCAGATGTTAATATTGAGTTTTCATGCCAATTTGTTCTCTTTTAATTGATTTCAATGAAATGCAATAAATTTTGACGTGACCAAACACTGAGATGAACCGTAGAACATGCTCGAGACGGTTAAATTCACTAATTGAACCCATGAGGATTGACGGTAGTGAAGTTATATCGCATCAAACGAGATATATagtactgtaaaataaaataaaattttaaagcaTCATTTACCATAATTTCATTTTCGTCGGTCTACAAAGCAGCAAAGATATTGTGATCTTTCTCCAGTGTGACCTCATTAGCTGTAGATGGTCTCTATTCGTTATTCTCAACAGAAAAAATGACAACAAAGGATAGCAAGGACATAAATGAAGTATGAAAAACAATGCATAAATCTTTATTTCTCAACAAACAAAGTTGCATTGGTATAGATATACACACGATAAATTTTGCATTATGTATATGTTCAGACATATAAAAGTTGTACGAAAGCTAGAGAGAGGCAAAATGTAGCAAATtaacctgacgatatcgggatatgggtatttagtcggatcttaacacgtacttgtgatttgtttaaaaccggttttaacgaagaaatgtcgaaatgttcagaacttaattaaatctgtttttgggtaagatggtgcaagcatacgatttttattgcgtcttacactttgagaagcgaataatctttagctactttatttaaatattgtgtaaaaacgttaattatgagctatgaaagtcaagtggctcaagcattttactgaggaagttttaaaaaaaatgcaaagaaatattttaacagtgggttagatttcattagtctttactatctatagattaacaacttttgattatatttataatttagaatcatcattgacggtggagcgcgattgcacagtaaattaatatattgatgtgccatttgtatgcaagagtgacattccgttgtattatgtgccaattcgaaaaagttatgcgagtattgtctccctttaacaggttcattattttataattaagtttaggtttctgatattaatttgaatagttacaaaatgtatcgattcaatatatttcagtttttgttattggtgtatcaaaaacattgatgtacgaatataatttcataaatttgaaacgtttaaaatgattacatattagaccaatataaagaaccgttcatcatttttgaaaaagactatgattgaAATCCGTATTAATTATCTTCCCTTCAtgacagattgattgggaaatgaaccaaagTTCTCTaaaggtaatcacagagagggactagcaagcaatttttaattgtagcttatttaacgttgaaacaactttccactataaacaaatgttattttatacaaatataaggaccttcttagctaaatctacaaattgtaatagatattatgaatttttattacaatagattaatatgctacaaaATGATGAGCCTTTGGCAACCAACCACGAGTTACTTATCAAAACTtggattataaaaataaaaacattcaattgGCTTGGAAAAGTGAATATCAGCTagaaattagaaaaattaaatatcaacacTAAAACTCCTTGGCGTAATTGTTTGTAATgatattatattgtaaatttgaatatataaattattttgataaaaggCAAACTATGATTCATGAGGagaatttaatgttttttttttattttattatcatcAATTTATAGAAACGGGTTTCGTCTCCAGTGTTATTCTACCAGAGCCAGACACATTTATGCCGAACGCAGCCTGGGACAGAATAAAAGATGACCAAATGCAGTCATTTCTTATTCCTATGAATCACAAGTCACCAATACACAGAGATAAAATACGTTTCGTGTGCATTTCTGATACACATACACAAATTGAAAATCTTACAAACTTTATACCATCAGGAGATGTATTGCTTCATGCTGGCAACTTCACAAATACTGGTCAACCAgaggaaataaaacaatttaatgaTTTTATAGGTAAGAATTAATAAGTTTGTTGTGGTTTATGTTGTTAATATTGCCCACCTTGTATTATACttattatattttgatataaaattctaGAACGTAAATCCAAGCGCAAAATTAAACCAAGACAACACAAATTATAACTTTTACAGTTAttagaacttataaaaataatgaagagaTGTGGTTTGACTGTAAATAAgacaattataatttataaaaccaAAAGTATATAGATATAAACTACAGATCATCGTACAGCATACGTATAGAAAGCTAAGAAAACGTTTAATCAAATATTAACTCTTCTTATAACAACAGTAAATCTAGTGCATTTTTGAAGAAAACATATATGTTtacagtgttacttactaaatgcaaagtatatttaAGTATACAGGCAATTACTCATCATGTATTCAAGaaccttgaaacatgcaaatatcctttataagtcattGTATGTCTGTTATTATGTAACAATAACAAGAAAACGGTGTCGAATGAGCTAACATTGCAATAGAAAAATATTGGATTACAAGTGATGTTTGGCCCGTAGCAGTTCATTGTTGTTTAGATATGTTACAGGACCCAAAAAAAGCTTAACCTATTATATATTTGTGTAAGATAATAGAAATCACCTACACATTGGACAATACAATGTTACAGCAAAATatattgagtgtgtaggtaatgGTACTATCTTTAGCTAGCTTGCTTGTTAACTGAACCGTGAGGTCACTATCAGGTTAACTATACTACCTTTTTTTCGGAGGAGTCTGGTCCCACAttcagatagattggttatctttcggactagtctactcttaaagaagGTTAAAGTAATTAAAagtgtcatttgttgatgtgttacatttttcgttcattttttttttttttttttttttgtacatattagtccgtaagttttctcgtttgaactgttttacatcgtcatttcggggtctGTTATAGCTTaaaatgcggtatgggctttgcacattgttaaagaccgtacggtgacctatagttgttaatttctgtgtcatttggtctcttgtggagagttgtctcattgacaatcataccacatcttcttttttataatctaaaaataaatttatggtTCAggtagcaagcaagctaaccacagattttacctttacctacacactcaatgcgtTTTACTGTAGACAACTCATATCCCCAATACCTAACTTCTCCGAGAAAAAAATCTTGTACAAACTAAGACAGCCCAACACCGAACAAAACATGATCTAGAAAGCCTGACTTGATAAAGAGTAACAGACACAAACTATGGTAGGGTTAAATCTTTTGTACGTATAATTATGGTTTTCCAGGAACTTTACCACATAAGTGTAAGATTGTTATCGCTGGTAATCAAGATTTGACATTTGACGATTCTATGTGGAATGATGAAGAAAGAATGGAACAATCTTTTAATCTAACAATGCAAACAGTGAAGCACGTGTTAGAAGAGGCGAATGTCTTTACGATCAAAGAACTACTCAGTAATTGTATATATTTAGAAGATTCTCTGGTAAACGTATGTGGACTTCATATATATGGCTCACCATGGTAATTTtattatctatctatatataaggttcaatatttaaaaaaaaaatgtcctacgTAGAATATTTACTTTAGccgtcagggccgtaactacattgaggcaaatgaggcaaatgcctcatgttttgaatttcaaaaaaaaaaaaaaaaataaaacaaaagattgtcttcatatgattgtcttcatatcaaattgttttcactgaaagtgtcttgcaagaagcaagttcacttcactctctgatgtcgcccctgcatatgtttcgtaatccatgtttctattttacttttggttctCAGAGTTGGTGGtatattgtttgtacttctgtgtcccgactcccgggtttgtcttttgttcatttattgtcctacatAATGACTAGTCTTTTGTAAACGTGTCACACTGTGTAATGTTGCCTGTCCATCGATGTCCAGGCATTATGCgagaatattttaagaatatactggacacagaaaaaagtggtcgtttctgcatggagaattgaacttgatatcaaagaatacgaaactgcctttcttgtatataaaaccatacccaatttttcttatataaaaaagaagatgtggtatgattgccaatgagacaactatccacaaaagaccaaaaatgacagacattaacaactataggtcaccgtacggccttcaacaatgagtaaagcccatatcgcatagtgagctataaaaggccccgataagacaatgtaaaacaattcaaacgagaaaactaacggccttatttatgtaaaaaaatgaacgaaaaacaaatatgtaacacatacacaaacgacaaccactgaattacaggctcctgacttgggacaggcacatacataaataatgtggcggggtttaacatgttagcgggatcccaaccctccccctaacctgggacagtggtataacagtacaacataagaacgaactataaaaatcagttgaaaaaggcttaactcatcagatggacaaaaatacaagtggacgtggccccgtacttatacatcccgacacaaaaagacacaatgaacagatctgagagtactcgcagttatctgacagctagttcaaagccactaacaactaataaaaaaatcatgcaactaagactaaactatcaatccgtacacatctaacatccaatggatttagtatggattgcaaaattaggtattttctgtaggtgagatatgcacagaagtgatagatatgtattataaatatagaaaattgaatatcttaatcaacaaaaaaaaattaaaaaaagtaactgTATCATAaacccaagcgcctgtggataaaactagatagctgacatggtttaaattaaagtaagaccaccaatttcccggtatcaaatcatttgttgaaaaaaaacatcaatgtattgccatatgaccttttacattcaaggattaaatttgcattaagtcgtgttcagactttaacagaaaataaaggaatatgaagtacacgtgcacgggagctaatcgcacacaatgtcaaggtatagaaaaaaatacaaatggtcaatggtcaaagtttttattcttgttcttcatcttgatagttgctggggggtcttcaataatgaaagaatcataaaaaccgtaaaacaaggtcatgATATGGTCCCTATAGTGTCGACTAGAGAAGTACTAGTATTTAACGTATATTACTGCACCaatgactgtcactatatttaaatatagTCATAAAAAgccagcacaatacaagacaagaacagacagacagatccggtattaatgattatgagaattacgatttttgctttatcctacatatcggtcttttaatgttttgaatttccctaaaactttaaagtcttaaataacaatgaatctatgtttttgctttaagagcagaatattgtcgaaaaaatgatttgcgtttctatgtaagaaagagtccgggaaacgctcagaatgcacgatttttcgtttttttctcagagcttctgggggccttaagcggcccccagacccctcgtCAAAAATTtgtcgcctcgctacgctcggcgaatatattttgcctcagtattacaaggggctagttacggccctggccGTCTCAATATACTCTATTGGTGACAAAATCCACCAATACTTATATTTCTATATACGTAAACGACGGGTAAGTTATGTGAAGTCAGCGACAAAACGTCTCTTTAAAACTGATCATTTAAATAAACTTGTTCTAAAAGGTTACTAATTCAACATTGTAATTAGAtcaatgaatattgtttttattgggttttagtattgtttttattatcagtaaataaaaagcaaactaaatattattgttatatacatatacatattcatgaatctacaatctgtcgatacctgtatcttggcattgcacaaggtcatgtttttagatataggaagatgtggtatgagtgtcaatgagtctgaatgtttatgacgtctttacactaaatccattggctattggatgtgtactgattgataatttagtcttggATGCATGATTTGTTTAATTAGTTGCTTGTGGCCTTGAACcaactgtcagtaactgcgagtactctcagatctgtacttattgtcttttttgtttttttagatataCAAGTACCCTGCCTAGTCCACTCTGtgttgttgttgtatttgtatccatctgatgagttaagccttttttaactgatttttatagtttcttcttttgttgtactgtcaCACCACTGTCCTGTGTAAGGGGTTCAAAATATGTCTTGTAAGgagacgaccatttgatattctggggggggggggggggttctgcactattgaagcaagatttttcattttcattaaagcaagggactgattattcattttcaaactatatttatgataGTCGCACTATCTGGGCATGAATAAATAGTAGACTGTATAGGGTTCTGGATAGTTTTATTATTCAGTGAAGCATCAAAAGAAACCCTGTAATATAATATCACATTTAATAACAACGTATATAAATCtattcttttaaaacatgtattatatcaaTCTGATAAATTTACGTAATATGTACATGTGTACTCACAAATAATTAACCAATTTACTGTAAGATACGTCACAGTTTATGAAATTACCAAAATGTGCAATTAACCTTATCTAATCAAAATATAACTTTCTGTGACATCCGAAACAGAATTTAACTTGTcagaaaagcaaaatagaaacatagtttCTCATTTAACAAAACATTATGATATACGAATTAGCCATtaaaactataaacaaatgtCTAAGTAAAATAAGCATTAATTAAGCCAATACCAAAAAGCAGTTAACTAATAAAGCTAAGCTAAGCTAAACAAAGCAAAATAACTAAGCTAATAAAATAATAAGCAACTACAAATGAACACTCATTCTTACCTCGTATGAGGTACAAAGGTTATGCCTCTACGTATATCTACATCATATGCAGAACTCTGTCAAATACCTGTATAACAAATACTAAATTATAGTTACTATGCACAGACTTATAAAGTACTTAAAATCTATCTATCGgagacaaaaatattataaagactCTGAAAAGTATTTATCAAGTTAACATTTTACTCATTTACTCTCGGACTCATTCTGCTCAAATATTCGGCATTCAATACGTTTATATCTACTCTATTTATTCAAAGGCTTAAATTATGTAACTCAAATGTAAATCAATAATATGCCTGTTATAAAAGTTACGTTAAccttttaaatgatttacaacATTCGTTCACCAATCACACGATACACATTCTTACTACGAAGTCATGCTAAAATGGAAAGTTACTCATGCGTGAAATACTGATCAACTCGgtaataaaattacaatgaaaataagataaagaCAGAATATCTAAAGAGATAAGTGAGCAAACTAACCTGAAATAATCGTGGAATTCCTCCAATTCAAATAGTACAAAATATGAAACtgcaaataaagtatatgaaacgTCTGTTCGGTTTGAACATCAATCCACAATTAAATATAGACAGAATAGAAATAAACCGCCAAAAGatatataaccaatgaaatagcAGAAAGTGTGCGGTCAAATCAAGCGTAAAACACTGACCATCAGAATAGTAGAAGTGAGTAACAATCAAGGCCAAACTAGTCAATCGTCAAAGTCCGTGAATATAAAATACGAATAGCACCACTCATAATTAATTACAATCCGTAATCAATCTATTTGAAAACGAAAACACAAATATGAATTAGGaattaaatcatctttatttAAAGCAAGTTCAAATCGGAAATAAAATACACATTACAAAATCATAACGGTATTTATTCAATCGTGAATAAATACACGCTAGCACATATTCCTCCCTGATCTGAAATGACGTCCCTTCATTTGCTCTGTGGAGTTTTCACAATAGCTAAAATCGTCTTTACTGCTTCTGTTTGTAGATCTCCAAATAAGTTGGTTCCTGCTAATGACGTAATACACTGGATCCTCTGGTACCAATCCTTTTCTGTTACCAAACTAGCTGAATGCGATGTATCATAATTACCTGACCGCATCCAAGCCGGTTTTCTTCTTTCCCTGGTAGACCGTCTAATAGTCTGAGAAGATGACGACGAATTGTCTTCAGGTGGATTCTCCTGCTGTTCTATGTCATTTCCACTATCTAAAGCGCTTCTCTGTTCTTCCGAATCTGTCTCATCAACTGTCGTAACTGAATCAGCTTGAGAAAGGGCGTCCCCACCAGATCCTGAAGCTTCTGTCTCTAATACCTCATTTTGCTCTCCTTGCTGCGATGTTAAATCTGTAACGGATGGGTTACTGTCATCATCAGCATCTGAATGTATAATGACCAATTCAACTGACTCCTCATCAGAATAACAcacattttaataacatttttataaaaatcaaagaatGGAAGctagtctgtgtcattttggtctcttgcggagagttgtctcattggcaatcatatcacatcttcttttttatattgtgtgtGAACGCTAGTTCAACCTTTCTTGTTCCACTTAGATCCCATCGTTTAAGAACAGCTTCTGCGTTTACTGTTCTACATTGTCCGTACGATGGATGTTAAGCATGGCTAAACCACATAATCTGCCCTTGGTCATTGCTGTTCTACACCATGTCATTAAACGCATAAGGGCAGAAAAGATATCACATGAGCCGGTATCGACCAGGGGAAATATCAATAGTAGCTTCAAAATGGGATATATATTTAGATACAGGATGAGGTCTACGATTAGTAATGCTACTTACCGCTGTATGTGGACTTGAACTGCTCCTGGAGAAACCAAAATCTCTGACTGCCGAGCCTTTTTCGCGGGAAATGAATACTTGCAAAACCAAATGCCGGTTTACAACTTAACATTCAGCTTGTGTACTCTTATTTCAATatgttacaaatgtatttttttacatcgtTAGTTACGGCCTTGTTCAGTTGATTGTATGATATAGTGGTACTTTTTGCTGAAGTTTGAAAGAAAGGAGAATTCGTTGAAAGTGGTA from Mytilus galloprovincialis chromosome 2, xbMytGall1.hap1.1, whole genome shotgun sequence encodes:
- the LOC143064493 gene encoding metallophosphoesterase MPPED2-like: MFQCCLDLFSSKTKDEDKETGFVSSVILPEPDTFMPNAAWDRIKDDQMQSFLIPMNHKSPIHRDKIRFVCISDTHTQIENLTNFIPSGDVLLHAGNFTNTGQPEEIKQFNDFIGTLPHKCKIVIAGNQDLTFDDSMWNDEERMEQSFNLTMQTVKHVLEEANVFTIKELLSNCIYLEDSLVNVCGLHIYGSPWIPEYCNSAFNLKRGGELLQKWNNIPDKTDIIVSHGPPLGYGDLTISKTHVGCLELLNTVQRRVKPKYHVFGHVREGYGIISDGFTTFVNSSTCTFSYTPSNAPVVFDLSIPKGHSKDELLELTATK